A DNA window from Actinomadura luzonensis contains the following coding sequences:
- a CDS encoding VOC family protein, whose product MDNVLIVVEDLDAVIAFFVELGLKLEGRSPIEGRWAERVIGLDGVRQEVAMLRVPGGDGGIELTKFHTPKAVRAVPEDAPVNTLGIRRVMFAVDDIDDVVVRLRRHGAELVGTLERYEDSYLLCYVRGPEGIIVGLAQQLG is encoded by the coding sequence ATGGACAACGTCCTCATCGTCGTCGAGGACCTTGACGCCGTCATCGCGTTCTTCGTCGAGCTCGGCCTGAAGCTGGAGGGCCGGTCGCCGATCGAGGGGCGCTGGGCGGAACGCGTCATCGGGCTCGACGGGGTCCGCCAGGAGGTCGCCATGTTACGCGTCCCGGGCGGCGACGGCGGGATCGAGCTGACGAAGTTCCACACGCCGAAGGCCGTCAGGGCCGTGCCGGAGGACGCGCCGGTGAACACGCTGGGCATCCGCCGCGTCATGTTCGCCGTCGACGACATCGACGACGTCGTCGTCCGCCTGCGCCGCCACGGCGCCGAGCTCGTCGGCACGCTGGAGCGGTACGAGGACAGCTACCTGCTCTGCTACGTCCGCGGCCCGGAGGGCATCATCGTCGGCCTCGCCCAGCAGCTCGGCTGA
- a CDS encoding pyridoxamine 5'-phosphate oxidase family protein has protein sequence MKPDEVADVLSRPLSRELLARDVIRLAYVAKDGTPRNIPIIFAWNGAEIVMCTPKNAPKLPALRANPVVALTIDTETHPPKILLIRGRAELDPVDGIPDEFLQATSTYEMTPEQRVEWEAGVRSLYHEGMVRVVVTPTWAKLIDFETTLPSAVEELVRQQQDRRPA, from the coding sequence ATGAAACCGGACGAGGTGGCCGACGTCCTGAGCCGGCCGCTCAGCCGCGAGCTGCTCGCCCGCGACGTGATCCGCCTGGCCTACGTCGCCAAGGACGGCACGCCGCGCAACATCCCGATCATCTTCGCCTGGAACGGCGCCGAGATCGTCATGTGCACCCCCAAGAACGCCCCGAAGCTTCCGGCCCTGCGCGCCAACCCGGTGGTCGCCCTGACCATCGACACCGAGACGCACCCGCCCAAGATCCTGCTCATCCGCGGCCGGGCCGAGCTGGACCCGGTGGACGGCATCCCGGACGAGTTCCTCCAGGCCACCAGCACCTACGAGATGACGCCCGAACAGCGGGTGGAGTGGGAGGCGGGGGTGCGCTCCCTCTACCACGAGGGCATGGTCCGGGTCGTGGTGACGCCCACGTGGGCGAAGCTGATCGACTTCGAGACGACGCTGCCCAGCGCGGTTGAGGAACTGGTCCGGCAGCAGCAGGACCGCCGGCCCGCCTGA
- a CDS encoding DUF1440 domain-containing protein, with protein MVRNLLRGAAGGAVATAVMSLVMVAGSRTGLMPDQPPKRIARAALPGHRHRPKPGEGVAGALAHFGFGMTAGSLYGLLTRGRRIPAPVGVGYALAIWVSSYQGWVPKLGILPPAAEDRPGRQAVMVAGHLAYGLTLATVLNRLSTRAAKRTGHEDTTSA; from the coding sequence ATGGTCCGTAATCTACTCAGAGGCGCGGCGGGCGGCGCGGTCGCGACGGCGGTCATGAGCCTGGTCATGGTCGCCGGCAGCCGTACGGGGCTCATGCCCGACCAGCCGCCCAAGCGCATCGCACGCGCGGCACTCCCGGGACACCGGCATCGGCCCAAGCCAGGGGAAGGGGTGGCGGGCGCGCTGGCCCACTTCGGGTTCGGCATGACCGCCGGCTCCCTGTACGGGCTGCTGACCCGGGGACGGCGCATCCCGGCCCCCGTCGGAGTCGGCTACGCGCTGGCGATCTGGGTCTCCAGCTATCAGGGCTGGGTGCCGAAGCTCGGCATCCTGCCACCCGCCGCCGAGGACCGGCCCGGACGCCAGGCCGTCATGGTCGCGGGACACCTCGCGTACGGCCTGACCCTGGCCACGGTCCTGAACCGCCTCAGCACCCGAGCCGCCAAGCGCACAGGGCACGAGGACACCACCTCCGCCTGA
- a CDS encoding YqjF family protein, whose translation MYHQWTRMTFIHWRYPAERVQALLPEQLTAETFDGAAWVGLTPFLMRGVRPPGVPALPWLSAFPETNLRTYARDARGRTGIWFLSLDAARLPAVLGGRAAYALPYFWSGMSVEAGDGRVRYRCGRRFPGKEGARCDADVELGPPLAEDERDPLAHFLTARYRLFTLVAGRLAAAEVEHPPWPLRHARLGRLDQDVVQAAGLPAPTGPALLHASPGVPVRVGMWKW comes from the coding sequence ATGTACCACCAGTGGACCCGGATGACCTTCATCCACTGGCGTTACCCGGCCGAGCGCGTGCAGGCGCTGCTGCCGGAGCAGCTCACGGCCGAGACCTTCGACGGCGCGGCGTGGGTGGGGCTGACGCCGTTCCTCATGCGCGGGGTGCGGCCGCCGGGCGTCCCGGCCCTGCCGTGGTTGTCGGCGTTCCCGGAGACGAACCTGCGGACCTACGCCCGGGACGCCCGGGGACGCACCGGCATCTGGTTCCTGTCCCTGGACGCCGCCCGCCTGCCCGCGGTCCTCGGCGGCCGGGCCGCGTACGCGCTGCCGTACTTCTGGTCCGGCATGTCGGTGGAGGCCGGCGACGGCCGGGTCCGCTACCGGTGCGGCCGGCGCTTCCCGGGCAAGGAGGGGGCGCGGTGCGACGCGGACGTGGAGCTCGGCCCGCCGCTGGCCGAGGACGAACGGGACCCGCTGGCGCACTTCCTGACCGCCCGGTACCGGCTGTTCACGCTCGTGGCCGGGCGGCTGGCCGCGGCGGAGGTCGAGCACCCGCCGTGGCCGCTGCGCCACGCCCGCCTCGGCCGCCTGGACCAGGATGTGGTCCAGGCGGCCGGGCTGCCGGCCCCCACCGGTCCGGCGCTGCTCCACGCCTCGCCGGGGGTGCCGGTCCGCGTGGGCATGTGGAAGTGGTGA
- a CDS encoding IS1634 family transposase, whose protein sequence is MRQHAQWGQASVEKMLGALPVIAGFCSRLRIRELVDAACPVRDVAQLTHGQVIEVLVANRLTSPAPLVHVQDWARAWAVGEAFGTDAELLNDDRIGRALDAIAPHLDQLAGSVGLAAIEAFGIEVTRLHWDMTSISLHGDYPQPEPGYATPRFGHPKDRRPDLKQVQAGIAVAADGAIPVFHRAYDGAAGEVGQVIGAMQGLQKLAGPHRMLMIGDSKLISYANLAAMDRAGVSFIAPASKQYVSAAALAGQKLADATRVDYVAARDERKSADRRGLWHVHEDDAMTLAGPRKKDPILTLRRIFVHSSARAQAAATARAKKLDRARDDLARLERGLGSRHYPTEQAVADRLAAIGRDRRVSPYLTAQAGTDPDTGKPTLVWHFDQSAIDADAATDGWYALLTNLPPEAADAEQVLRHYKGQEAVERRYQAFKGPLAVTQLYLKNNRRIHALITVICLALLIFCLIERQARQALTARGQTKVNGLYAGRPAIPTGRLILDALAGIRLIPGTGQSPPTIPQPTDLQLHLLDLLDIDPRDLR, encoded by the coding sequence GTGAGACAGCATGCGCAGTGGGGCCAGGCCAGTGTCGAGAAGATGCTCGGAGCATTACCGGTGATCGCGGGGTTCTGCTCGCGGCTGCGGATTCGGGAGCTGGTGGATGCGGCCTGCCCGGTGCGTGATGTCGCGCAGCTGACTCATGGTCAGGTGATCGAGGTGCTGGTGGCCAACCGGCTGACCTCGCCCGCGCCGCTGGTGCACGTGCAGGACTGGGCGCGCGCCTGGGCGGTGGGTGAGGCGTTCGGGACCGATGCCGAACTGCTCAACGATGACCGGATCGGCCGCGCGCTGGATGCCATCGCCCCGCATCTGGACCAGCTGGCCGGGTCGGTCGGGCTGGCCGCGATCGAGGCGTTCGGCATCGAGGTGACCCGCCTGCACTGGGACATGACCTCGATCTCGCTGCACGGCGACTACCCCCAGCCCGAGCCCGGATACGCGACGCCGCGTTTTGGTCACCCCAAGGACCGGCGGCCGGACCTGAAGCAGGTCCAGGCCGGGATCGCGGTGGCCGCTGATGGCGCGATCCCGGTCTTCCACCGCGCCTACGACGGCGCGGCCGGTGAGGTCGGGCAGGTCATCGGCGCCATGCAGGGCCTGCAGAAGCTGGCCGGCCCGCACCGCATGCTCATGATCGGCGATTCCAAGCTGATCTCGTATGCCAACCTGGCCGCCATGGACAGGGCGGGGGTGTCCTTCATCGCGCCGGCCTCCAAGCAGTACGTCAGCGCCGCGGCCCTGGCCGGTCAGAAGCTCGCCGACGCGACCCGGGTGGACTACGTCGCCGCCCGGGACGAGCGCAAGAGCGCCGACCGGCGCGGCCTCTGGCACGTGCACGAGGACGACGCCATGACGCTGGCCGGGCCGCGCAAGAAGGACCCGATCCTGACGCTGCGGCGCATCTTCGTGCACTCCTCCGCCCGCGCCCAGGCCGCCGCCACCGCCCGGGCCAAGAAACTCGATCGCGCCCGCGACGACCTGGCCCGGCTGGAACGCGGCCTGGGCAGCCGCCACTACCCCACCGAGCAGGCCGTCGCCGACCGCCTCGCCGCGATCGGCCGCGACCGCCGGGTCAGCCCCTACCTGACCGCCCAGGCCGGCACCGACCCCGACACCGGCAAACCCACCCTGGTCTGGCACTTCGACCAGAGCGCGATCGACGCCGACGCCGCCACCGACGGCTGGTACGCCCTGCTCACCAACCTGCCCCCCGAGGCCGCCGACGCCGAACAGGTGCTGCGCCACTACAAAGGCCAAGAAGCCGTCGAACGCCGCTACCAGGCCTTCAAAGGCCCGCTGGCCGTCACCCAGCTGTATCTGAAGAACAACCGCCGCATCCACGCACTGATCACCGTCATCTGCCTGGCCCTGCTCATCTTCTGCCTGATCGAACGCCAGGCCCGCCAGGCCCTCACCGCCCGCGGCCAGACCAAGGTCAACGGCCTGTACGCCGGACGGCCCGCGATCCCCACCGGCAGGCTCATCCTCGACGCGCTGGCCGGTATCCGGCTGATCCCGGGCACCGGCCAGTCACCCCCGACCATCCCGCAACCCACCGACCTCCAACTCCATCTCCTGGACCTCCTCGACATCGATCCACGAGACCTCCGCTGA
- a CDS encoding alpha/beta hydrolase — protein MSFLSDQPGSRPYRDGRRRLLTAITAGVLAITATAPLPAATARAAADAPWLTVSAEGFVSFSVPAAAVEAGVGQVSQLNVEGNFGPSAAWADYGLTRRGDVWTGAIGPLKPGLYSYQVTGDDTKGLKDPTNSTGVASKPLWSTFLVPGEATQLLADAPEGQGGKVETLTYRSGNEQRTARVWTPPGYRAQGPERYPVLYLRSGAGVSATDWLDLGRAKQILDNLSLRKAVKPMVVVMGDGTGDAAADAAAGGAGSGAGGDQELPELRKAVADRYRVHRDPAHQAIAGVAEGGTQALRAALSRPHDFAYAGSFSGLLTDAGARPDAAAGRHLKLLRLYTGNVTDPAYNATVRLTKALDRARVPYEFDGVNPDAGANWNAWRENLIDFAPRLFREVREHGPSAGHGRLKGEFKPPAPGTTPTPFVTEDGFVTFETTTDLKDAQHVKVWANWAPNGSWLRIPMTRAGDRWRLTAGPLDPWFYYYQWIVDGVSAKDVSNPTKVTSEPNWSSFFVAGERSRLLSDVPAGKGGKVESLTYHSNVAGADRTALVWTPPGYDPGRAQPYPVFYLQHGGGQNYTDWVEMGRAKQILDHRFLDGDLVPMVVVMGNGNVPDFNKELLENIVPAVQARYHISDDPAQQALAGLSMGGGQTFSMLKAHPGRFGYVAVFSAGFGSGAGVDAAAINNGTKLLRLYVGDRTDFVYPSFMASLTTLDSLGIRYEFDGPTPGPHGWDVWQKNLIDLTPRLFKR, from the coding sequence ATGTCCTTCTTATCGGATCAGCCCGGTTCGCGCCCCTACCGTGACGGCAGACGCCGGCTCCTCACGGCGATCACCGCCGGGGTCCTGGCCATCACGGCGACGGCGCCGCTGCCGGCCGCGACGGCGCGAGCGGCGGCGGACGCGCCGTGGCTGACCGTCTCCGCCGAGGGTTTCGTGTCGTTCAGCGTGCCGGCCGCCGCCGTCGAAGCCGGCGTGGGCCAGGTGTCGCAGCTCAACGTCGAGGGCAACTTCGGCCCCTCCGCCGCCTGGGCCGACTACGGCCTGACCCGCCGCGGCGACGTCTGGACGGGCGCCATCGGGCCGCTCAAGCCCGGGCTGTACTCGTACCAGGTCACCGGCGACGACACCAAGGGCCTCAAGGACCCCACGAACAGCACCGGCGTGGCGTCCAAGCCGCTGTGGAGCACCTTCCTCGTGCCCGGCGAGGCGACGCAACTGCTGGCCGACGCGCCGGAGGGGCAGGGCGGCAAGGTCGAGACGCTGACCTACCGCAGCGGGAACGAGCAGCGCACGGCCCGGGTGTGGACGCCGCCGGGGTACCGGGCCCAGGGCCCCGAGCGCTACCCCGTGCTGTACCTGCGGTCCGGCGCCGGCGTGAGCGCCACCGACTGGCTCGACCTCGGCCGGGCCAAGCAGATCCTCGACAACCTGTCGCTGCGCAAAGCCGTCAAGCCGATGGTCGTCGTGATGGGGGACGGGACCGGTGACGCAGCCGCCGACGCCGCCGCCGGCGGGGCAGGCAGCGGAGCCGGCGGCGACCAGGAGCTGCCCGAGCTGCGCAAGGCGGTCGCGGACCGCTACCGCGTCCACCGCGACCCGGCGCACCAGGCCATCGCCGGCGTCGCCGAAGGCGGGACGCAGGCGCTGCGCGCCGCGCTGAGCCGCCCGCACGACTTCGCCTACGCGGGCTCGTTCTCCGGTCTCCTGACGGACGCCGGCGCCCGGCCGGACGCCGCCGCCGGCCGGCACCTCAAGCTGCTGCGGCTGTACACGGGCAACGTGACGGACCCCGCGTACAACGCCACCGTCCGGCTGACGAAGGCGCTGGACCGCGCCCGCGTCCCCTACGAGTTCGACGGGGTCAACCCCGACGCCGGCGCGAACTGGAACGCCTGGCGGGAGAACCTCATCGACTTCGCGCCCCGGCTGTTCCGCGAGGTGCGGGAGCACGGCCCGAGCGCCGGCCACGGGCGGCTGAAGGGCGAGTTCAAGCCGCCGGCCCCCGGCACCACGCCGACGCCGTTCGTGACCGAGGACGGCTTCGTCACCTTCGAGACCACCACCGACCTCAAGGACGCCCAGCACGTCAAGGTGTGGGCGAACTGGGCTCCCAACGGCAGCTGGCTGCGCATCCCGATGACCCGCGCCGGCGACCGGTGGCGGCTCACCGCAGGACCCCTCGACCCGTGGTTCTACTACTACCAGTGGATCGTGGACGGCGTCTCCGCCAAGGACGTGTCGAACCCGACGAAGGTGACCTCCGAGCCGAACTGGAGCAGCTTCTTCGTCGCCGGTGAGCGCTCGCGCCTGCTCTCGGACGTCCCCGCCGGCAAGGGCGGCAAGGTGGAGAGCCTGACGTACCACAGCAACGTGGCCGGCGCCGACCGGACGGCGCTCGTGTGGACCCCGCCGGGCTACGACCCCGGCCGCGCGCAGCCGTACCCCGTCTTCTACCTCCAGCACGGCGGCGGCCAGAACTACACGGACTGGGTCGAGATGGGCCGCGCCAAGCAGATCCTCGACCACCGCTTCCTCGACGGCGACCTGGTGCCGATGGTGGTCGTCATGGGCAACGGCAACGTCCCCGACTTCAACAAGGAGCTGCTGGAGAACATCGTGCCGGCGGTCCAGGCCCGCTACCACATCTCCGACGACCCGGCCCAGCAGGCCCTCGCCGGGCTCTCCATGGGCGGCGGGCAGACGTTCTCGATGCTCAAGGCGCATCCGGGCCGGTTCGGCTACGTGGCGGTGTTCTCCGCCGGGTTCGGCAGCGGCGCCGGCGTCGACGCGGCGGCGATCAACAACGGGACCAAGCTGCTGCGCCTGTACGTCGGCGACCGGACCGACTTCGTCTACCCGTCGTTCATGGCCTCCCTGACCACCCTGGACAGCCTCGGGATCCGGTACGAGTTCGACGGCCCCACCCCCGGGCCGCACGGCTGGGACGTGTGGCAGAAGAACCTCATCGACCTGACGCCGCGCCTGTTCAAGCGCTAG